The Euphorbia lathyris chromosome 8, ddEupLath1.1, whole genome shotgun sequence genome has a window encoding:
- the LOC136203373 gene encoding probable WRKY transcription factor 43: MSHISGESDEYGNLTNFELSEELLTFGEWIEQEQEEDYQSHLLSNIPVYSCSPHVMIPGPSSSSLQAEAMEKKEGKERVSFKTKTDIEILDDGYKWRKYGKKMVKNSPNPRNYYRCSAEGCPVKKRVERDREDEQYVITTYEGVHNHPTSS, from the coding sequence ATGTCTCATATATCTGGTGAGAGTGATGAATATGGAAACCTCACCAATTTTGAGTTGTCAGAAGAGTTACTGACTTTTGGTGAGTGGATTGAACAAGAACAAGAAGAGGATTATCAATCTCATCTCCTTTCTAATATTCCAGTTTATAGTTGTTCTCCTCATGTTATGATTCCTGGACCTTCTTCTTCCAGTCTCCAAGCAGAGGCTATGGAGAAGAAAGAAGGGAAAGAAAGGGTGTCATTCAAGACAAAAACTGATATTGAGATACTTGATGATGGCTACAAGTGGAGAAAGTATGGGAAGAAGATGGTTAAAAACAGCCCTAATCCAAGGAATTATTATCGATGCTCGGCAGAAGGATGTCCAGTTAAGAAAAGAGTAGAAAGAGATAGAGAAGATGAACAATATGTAATAACAACCTATGAGGGTGTTCATAATCACCCTACCTCTTCTTAA
- the LOC136202601 gene encoding protein PLASTID MOVEMENT IMPAIRED 1-RELATED 2, producing MMLPKIGSANSDGDVNSNSGQLLRDIEAISKALYLQKAPTVRSKSVEKPRLSESKSSLNLRNVDASVSYKDKKSTSIWNWTKPLKALAHIRHQKFNICFFLHVHSIEGLPPGFNEMHLSVHWKRKDEVLQTCASKVENGTAEFDETLVHKCSVYGSKSGPLHSAKYEVKLFLIYVSVVGAPVVDTGNQWIDLTRLLPVTLEELEGQKSTGKWTTSFRLAGKAKGATLNVTLGFSIIRDNLIEPRRNMYVPELVNVVRNQPCTVEQRTGFGPRNNNGSLQRVGSVPSSLNGRCRSNHAPSQAIDVKICDEFSPNMGLELSKSINFLYQKLNEVNLHSSEQLHILSEHVQPLKLMPGLEFEPEKDIAEHDSDSIEFTVTEQGTEFSNKELDLKVCDVQSIDGSEIETIDVDEIFEDDDGKSKFHSEDNILENCVNAVLVDDHKLKGSSVGKTGSSREDLEFAFNSFMTSESAKLEFPFTLSEFLEQESCVETESNYSEGKEIKRSLSLDELTESVATDFLNMLGLEDSPYHGLTSDGVPESPRERLLREFEEEAMTSCGFIIDYDADGKSEEFSDVTPAASGCEDPSKDFNFPIAMQVAGEDHERASQLLSRRRKAKMLEDLETEDLMKQWGLNEDAFQSSPRYCSDGFGSPVELFPEERVELPRLGDGFGHLVQIKNGGHLRSMDPSLFRNSKNVGNLVMQVSGPVVLPAELGSDIIEILQHLASIGIKRLSMQVNKLMPLEDITGKTLQQIAHDDAHGAALPVRQTPLRRQLLFEQDIILDAEMESDNVTLEKLHLLVMEKIEAMSIEGLRIQSGMSEVAPSSVGSQPIGKMLALETCTDLQALDAGDCSNDVERLLELTITLDEWLSLDTGVIGNNRAVEVLAAHHAKSMDFIDWDDASGRRHGLLGDNLTVAVMMLLRDPLRNYEPVGASMLALVQVQRSFFHVEPTMLQKGRNEDDGDINGKLFMDEMEDEYSFGFKIKEVHLSGLNDEPGKTKHWGTKTQQQYGTRWLLASGLSKSSRHPISKSRAIVLSQLPFMRMVQNNDFLWSISSHDNVTECGWKELDGFVPHVRNPNVIFPNEK from the exons ATGATGCTGCCAAAAATAGGGTCTGCAAATAGTGATGGTGATGTAAATTCGAATAGTGGTCAGTTGCTTCGAGACATTGAAGCAATTAGCAAAGCCCTATATCTGCAGAAAGCCCCCACTGTTCGCTCAAAATCAGTTGAGAAACCTCGGTTATCAGAATCAAAATCAAGCTTGAACCTAAGAAATGTTGATGCAAGTGTGTCATACAAGGATAAGAAATCAACTTCAATATGGAACTGGACGAAGCCATTGAAAGCTTTAGCTCATATCCGTCATCAAAAATTTAATATCTGTTTCTTTTTACATGTGCATTCCATTGAAGGTTTACCCCCTGGCTTTAATGAAATGCATTTGTCtgtgcattggaagaggaagGATGAGGTGTTGCAGACTTGTGCATCAAAAGTTGAGAATGGAACTGCTGAATTTGATGAGACTTTGGTGCATAAATGTAGTGTTTATGGTAGTAAAAGTGGGCCCCTTCATTCCGCTAAGTATGAAGTAAAACTTTTCTTGATTTATGTATCTGTAGTTGGGGCTCCAGTTGTTGATACGGGGAATCAGTGGATAGATCTCACAAGGCTCTTGCCAGTCACGTTGGAGGAATTAGAGGGGCAGAAAAGCACTGGAAAATGGACTACAAGCTTTAGACTTGCAGGAAAGGCTAAGGGGGCTACTCTAAATGTTACTTTAGGTTTCTCAATCATCAGGGACAACTTAATTGAGCCTAGAAGGAATATGTATGTACCTGAGCTTGTTAATGTAGTACGCAATCAGCCGTGTACTGTGGAGCAAAGAACAGGTTTTGGGCCAAGGAACAACAATGGATCACTTCAGCGGGTTGGAAGTGTTCCAAGCAGTTTAAATGGTAGGTGTAGGTCTAATCATGCCCCTTCTCAAGCTATTGATGTAAAGATCTGTGATGAATTTTCACCAAATATGGGGTTGGAGCTCTCCAAGTCAATCAACTTTCTATATCAGAAGCTTAATGAGGTAAATTTACACAGTTCAGAACAGCTTCATATCTTATCTGAACATGTGCAGCCCCTCAAACTAATGCCTGGTCTGGAGTTTGAGCCTGAAAAAGATATTGCTGAACATGATAGTGATAGCATTGAATTTACTGTCACCGAACAGGGAACGGAATTTTCCAATAAAGAATTGGATTTAAAAGTGTGTGATGTTCAGTCTATTGATGGTTCTGAAATTGAAACCATTGACGTGGATGAAATCTTTGAGGATGATGATGGCAAGTCAAAGTTTCATTCAGAAGATAACATCCTGGAAAATTGCGTGAATGCGGTTTTGGTGGATGACCACAAACTAAAAGGGAGTAGCGTTGGTAAAACAGGATCTAGCAGGGAAGATCTGGAGTTTGCATTCAATAGCTTTATGACATCAGAATCTGCAAAACTGGAATTCCCATTTACTTTGAGTGAGTTTTTGGAGCAGGAAAGTTGCGTGGAGACTGAATCAAATTACAGTGAAGGTAAAGAGATAAAGAGATCACTCAGCTTGGATGAACTCACTGAATCTGTGGCAACTGATTTCTTAAATATGCTGGGACTTGAAGATAGCCCCTACCATGGATTGACTTCAGATGGTGTTCCCGAGTCTCCTAGAGAACGTCTGTTAAGAGAGTTTGAAGAAGAGGCCATGACTTCTTGCGGTTTTATTATAGATTATGATGCAGATGGAAAGAGTGAAGAATTCTCTGACGTTACTCCTGCTGCATCTGGTTGTGAGGATCCTTCTAAGGATTTTAATTTTCCGATAGCTATGCAGGTTGCTGGAGAGGACCATGAAAGGGCAAGCCAATTGCTAAGTAGAAGAAGGAAGGCCAAAATGCTTGAAGATTTGGAAACTGAAGATCTAATGAAGCAATGGGGCTTAAATGAGGATGCATTTCAAAGCTCTCCACGCTATTGCTCTGATGGATTTGGAAGTCCAGTTGAGCTATTTCCCGAGGAGCGAGTTGAATTACCTCGACTTGGAGATGGCTTCGGGCATTTGGTCCAGATAAAGAATGGGGGTCACCTGCGGTCTATGGATCCTTCTCTATTCAGGAATTCTAAAAACGTTGGGAACTTGGTCATGCAAGTTTCTGGTCCAGTAGTGCTACCTGCAGAACTGGGCTCTGATATTATAGAAATATTGCAGCATTTGGCATCAATTGGAATCAAGAGGTTATCTATGCAGGTTAATAAATTAATGCCTTTGGAGGATATTACTGGGAAGACATTGCAACAGATAGCACATGATGATGCACATGGAGCTGCTTTGCCGGTTAG GCAGACTCCGCTACGTCGTCAGTTACTGTTTGAGCAAGATATAATTTTAGATGCTGAGATGGAGTCAGATAATGTAACACTTGAAAAACTTCATCTTTTGGTAATGGAGAAGATTGAAGCCATGTCAATTGAAGGGTTGAGAATTCAGTCTGGAATGTCCGAGGTGGCACCATCAAGCGTTGGTTCCCAACCTATTGGAAAGATGCTAGCTTTGGAAACCTGTACAGATTTGCAAGCTCTCGATGCTGGAGATTGCAGCAATGATGTAGAAAGATTATTGGAATTGACCATAACACTGGATGAGTGGTTAAGCCTTGATACTGGAGTCATTGGCAACAACCGCGCAGTAGAGGTTCTTGCAGCCCATCATGCTAAGTCCATGGACTTTATTGATTGGGATGATGCATCTGGTAGAAGGCATGGATTGCTGGGGGACAACCTTACTGTAGCTGTAATGATGTTACTTAGAGACCCTTTGCGAAATTATGAGCCAGTTGGTGCATCAATGCTCGCTCTGGTTCAAGTGCAGAGATCTTTTTTCCATGTCGAGCCAACAATGTTGCAAAAAGGTAGAAATGAAGATGATGGGGATATCAATGGGAAGTTGTTCATGGATGAAATGGAGGATGAATATTCCTTTGGGTTTAAAATAAAGGAAGTCCATCTTTCAGGGTTGAATGATGAGCCTGGAAAGACAAAGCATTGGGGTACCAAAACACAACAACAGTATGGAACTCGGTGGCTACTGGCGAGTGGCTTGTCCAAGTCCTCAAGGCATCCGATTTCAAAATCAAGAGCCATTGTGTTGTCTCAGCTTCCATTTATGAGAATGGTACAGAATAATGATTTCTTGTGGAGCATAAGTTCCCATGATAATGTCACAGAATGTGGTTGGAAAGAGTTGGATGGATTTGTTCCACATGTAAGAAACCCCAATGTCATATTTCCTAATGAAAAGTGA